In a genomic window of Nyctibius grandis isolate bNycGra1 chromosome 4, bNycGra1.pri, whole genome shotgun sequence:
- the PLAC9 gene encoding placenta-specific protein 9 isoform X2 has product MLFLWALAFILVLQEQELSAAADPVSVLPGSLGRGSWCNEHDMIHERLDIIEEKVIKTVEHLESEVKSLLNIISETTSNIPTAPGTPLIDIFDDIS; this is encoded by the exons ATGCTATTCCTTTGGGCACTGGCATTTATTTTAGTCCTGCAGGAGCAAGAACTTTCAG ctgctgcagaccCTGTCAGTGTGTTACCTGGAAGTCTGGGAAGAGGAAGCTGGTGTAACGAACATGATATGATCCATGAACGCTTAGATATTATTGAAGAG AAGGTAATAAAAACAGTGGAGCATCTAGAATCAGAAGTCAAGTCACTCCTCAACATCATCAGTGAGACAACCTCAAATATCCCCACCGCTCCAGGAACCCCACTTATAGACATTTTTGATG
- the PLAC9 gene encoding placenta-specific protein 9 isoform X1 codes for MLFLWALAFILVLQEQELSAAADPVSVLPGSLGRGSWCNEHDMIHERLDIIEEKVIKTVEHLESEVKSLLNIISETTSNIPTAPGTPLIDIFDVSIVHLTR; via the exons ATGCTATTCCTTTGGGCACTGGCATTTATTTTAGTCCTGCAGGAGCAAGAACTTTCAG ctgctgcagaccCTGTCAGTGTGTTACCTGGAAGTCTGGGAAGAGGAAGCTGGTGTAACGAACATGATATGATCCATGAACGCTTAGATATTATTGAAGAG AAGGTAATAAAAACAGTGGAGCATCTAGAATCAGAAGTCAAGTCACTCCTCAACATCATCAGTGAGACAACCTCAAATATCCCCACCGCTCCAGGAACCCCACTTATAGACATTTTTGATG TATCAATAGTGCATTTAACAAGGTGA